One part of the Thermodesulfobacterium commune DSM 2178 genome encodes these proteins:
- a CDS encoding GGDEF domain-containing protein: MLVKDVMIDDVFKVDPESSLLELVSCFIDKEIGSVVVVDQQQEPIQIITLRDLPKIFLFAPTPSNVEEILQTLGKDKKSLITVKVGMPLIEAINLMARFNISHLPVVDDNSKLVGLLSLKDIIKSVPSMMYIDHLTGLNNRLYLDLLIPKLKRTKGPIGFIMADIDNFKNINDLYGHLIGDEVLKVVAQTLRKNVKISDEVIRYGGEEFLIILYRCDLDKVKMVGERLRERVMKISFETNPNLKVTISLGGCEYRGEKNIMEYISLADQALYQAKQLGKNRVEVLRLEEKQEFCEIGPIL; the protein is encoded by the coding sequence ATGTTAGTAAAAGACGTGATGATCGATGACGTCTTTAAGGTTGACCCTGAAAGTAGCCTATTAGAATTGGTTTCTTGTTTTATAGATAAAGAGATCGGAAGTGTGGTTGTAGTAGATCAACAACAAGAACCCATCCAGATTATTACTCTAAGAGACCTGCCTAAAATTTTCTTATTTGCCCCAACACCTTCTAACGTAGAAGAAATTCTCCAGACTTTAGGTAAAGACAAGAAATCTCTTATAACTGTTAAAGTTGGAATGCCCCTTATAGAAGCCATAAACCTTATGGCCAGGTTTAACATAAGCCATCTTCCGGTAGTTGATGATAATTCTAAACTGGTAGGTCTTCTAAGCTTAAAAGACATAATAAAGTCTGTACCTAGCATGATGTATATAGACCATCTTACTGGGCTAAACAACAGACTTTACCTCGATTTACTAATCCCTAAACTTAAAAGAACTAAAGGTCCTATTGGTTTTATTATGGCAGACATAGACAACTTTAAAAACATAAACGACCTCTATGGACATCTGATAGGAGATGAAGTTTTAAAGGTAGTTGCCCAAACCTTGAGAAAAAACGTAAAAATAAGTGATGAGGTTATAAGATACGGAGGAGAAGAATTTCTAATCATCCTATACAGGTGTGATTTAGATAAGGTAAAAATGGTGGGAGAAAGGTTGAGAGAACGGGTTATGAAAATAAGTTTTGAAACTAATCCTAATCTAAAGGTTACGATTAGTTTAGGGGGGTGTGAATACAGAGGAGAAAAAAACATAATGGAATACATTTCTTTAGCTGATCAAGCGCTTTATCAGGCAAAACAGTTAGGTAAAAACCGGGTTGAAGTTTTAAGATTAGAGGAAAAACAAGAGTTTTGTGAAATAGGCCCTATTTTATAG
- a CDS encoding flavin reductase family protein, protein MKFYRALHPRPAVIVGSGNVEQGKTNLMACSWITPISVEPPTIGFACATKHYTKELIDKYQAFSVNITEDYELIFKVGSVKGREIDKIKKFAIKTKPSPNFKLPLLEKSMATFECKVLEGIEVGDHVFYIGEVLFWEAKDFDEEGFKEFWKLPLHKTGRFFVFCDKKVYMVK, encoded by the coding sequence ATGAAATTTTACAGGGCTCTTCATCCAAGACCGGCTGTAATTGTAGGAAGCGGAAATGTAGAACAAGGAAAAACTAATCTTATGGCTTGTTCCTGGATAACTCCTATCTCTGTAGAACCTCCTACCATAGGTTTTGCCTGTGCAACTAAACATTATACAAAAGAGCTTATCGATAAGTATCAAGCTTTTTCGGTAAATATAACAGAAGATTATGAGCTTATTTTTAAAGTAGGTTCTGTCAAGGGAAGAGAAATCGATAAAATTAAAAAATTTGCCATAAAAACTAAACCAAGTCCTAACTTTAAGTTACCTTTGTTAGAGAAGAGTATGGCAACTTTTGAATGTAAAGTGTTAGAGGGCATCGAGGTAGGAGATCATGTTTTTTACATAGGAGAGGTTTTGTTTTGGGAGGCTAAAGATTTTGACGAAGAAGGTTTTAAAGAGTTTTGGAAGTTACCCTTACATAAAACAGGAAGATTTTTTGTTTTCTGCGATAAAAAGGTTTATATGGTGAAATAA
- the lpxD gene encoding UDP-3-O-(3-hydroxymyristoyl)glucosamine N-acyltransferase, producing the protein MKAYKLSFIAKQINGELIGEDLEITGVNAIPLAKEDELIFIDSLKKVPQAKASKAKAVLCPKGLANQLEEKSVVEVKEVRLAFAKITELFKKEPAIRWGISEKAFIEDGVEIEEPVAIYPNVYIQTGAKIKKGVVLYPGVFVGSFCEIGENTVVYPNTVLYPYSKIGKNCIIHAGVVIGADGFGFAQEPLDEGYKNVKIHHFGGVLIEDDVEIGANSTVDRAVFGFTVIGEGTKIDNSVQVGHNVKVGKQNILVSHTAIGGSAVLEDFVMIAGQVGIAPSAKIGKGARVAAKSGVVGEVPPNTEVAGIPAIKANVWKRAIIIFEKLPELYKELKKFLKTF; encoded by the coding sequence TTGAAAGCTTATAAACTATCTTTTATAGCCAAACAAATAAACGGAGAACTGATAGGAGAAGACCTTGAGATAACAGGTGTTAATGCCATTCCTCTTGCTAAAGAAGATGAATTAATTTTTATAGACTCTTTAAAAAAAGTACCTCAGGCTAAAGCCTCTAAAGCAAAGGCTGTGCTTTGTCCTAAAGGTTTGGCCAATCAATTAGAAGAAAAATCTGTGGTCGAGGTAAAGGAGGTTAGGTTAGCCTTTGCTAAGATTACTGAACTTTTTAAAAAAGAACCTGCTATAAGATGGGGAATAAGTGAAAAGGCATTTATAGAAGATGGGGTAGAAATAGAAGAACCGGTTGCTATTTACCCTAATGTATACATACAAACTGGAGCAAAAATAAAAAAAGGGGTGGTCCTTTATCCAGGAGTTTTTGTAGGGTCCTTTTGTGAAATCGGAGAAAACACCGTAGTTTATCCTAACACCGTGCTATACCCCTATTCTAAAATAGGAAAAAATTGCATCATCCATGCAGGGGTCGTCATAGGAGCTGATGGTTTTGGTTTTGCTCAGGAACCTTTAGATGAAGGCTATAAAAACGTTAAAATCCATCATTTTGGAGGAGTCTTGATAGAAGATGATGTTGAAATAGGTGCTAATTCTACAGTTGATAGGGCTGTTTTTGGGTTTACTGTTATCGGAGAAGGAACTAAAATTGACAATTCTGTCCAAGTTGGGCATAACGTTAAAGTAGGAAAACAAAACATTTTAGTTTCTCATACTGCTATAGGAGGGAGTGCTGTTTTAGAAGATTTTGTGATGATCGCAGGACAGGTGGGAATAGCTCCTTCAGCTAAAATTGGTAAAGGCGCAAGAGTAGCAGCTAAATCAGGGGTTGTAGGGGAAGTCCCTCCTAACACCGAGGTGGCAGGAATACCTGCTATAAAGGCAAATGTATGGAAAAGAGCTATAATTATTTTTGAAAAGCTTCCTGAACTATACAAAGAGCTTAAAAAATTCCTAAAGACTTTTTAG
- a CDS encoding bacterioferritin-associated ferredoxin, protein MEELVCYCFGFTKEDIVRDVKENQGRSEILEFIMDKKRKGQCECHLKNPKKT, encoded by the coding sequence ATGGAAGAACTGGTGTGTTATTGTTTTGGTTTTACTAAAGAGGATATCGTAAGAGATGTAAAAGAAAACCAAGGACGTTCTGAAATTTTAGAGTTTATCATGGATAAAAAAAGAAAGGGCCAATGTGAATGTCATCTTAAAAATCCCAAAAAGACCTGA